CCACGGTTGTCCAGAATATCAACAAGCTTCAAGACGAGGGGTATATACATGAAGAAGGTTCTGTCGGCTATACCGGCGGCAGGCGGGCAAAAACCTATAGTATGGTGAATAACGCCAGAATCGCCATAGGTTTGGATATAACCAGGGATTATATTATCGCGGTGGCGGTGGATTTAACCGGCGAAGTTATTTACCGGAATCAGGTATGGTACAAATTTGAACGATCCGACCGGTACTATAAATACCTTGGAACCGTGGTAAACGACCTGGTTAAAAAGAATTCCCTTGATGAAAAGCGAATTTTAGGGGTTGGTTTGGGGGTGCCGGGCCTGGTTACCGAAGACAATCAGACGGTCTTTTATGGGGAAATACTTAAATTTACCGGCGCCACCTGCCAGGAGTTTTCAAAGTACATACCCTATAAATCGGCCCTGCTCAATGATGCCAACGCCGCCGGATTCGGCGAATTCTGGATCAGAGAAAATCCCGGAAGCGCCTTCTATGTCAGTTTGAGCAATAATATAGGCGGAATAGTGATTATCAATGACCGAATTCTTACGGGAAGTCATTTTCATAGCGGGGAAATAGGCCATTTAACCCTTTATCCCAACGGGAAGCCCTGTTATTGCGGCCAGAAGGGCTGTGTGGATCCCTATTTAGCGGCAACCAATCTATCTTCTCTGAGTAATGGGAAGTTGGCCGATTTTTTCCAGCTTTTGGAGGAAAAGAACCCAAATGCGGTGAAAATCTGGGACACCTATTTGAACGATCTGGCCCTGACCTTAAATGATATTCAGTCCCTCTTTGACGGTAAGGTCATCCTGGGGGGCTATGTGGCTGAATATATCGATAAATTTATACCGGAATTGAAAAAACGCACGACCCTGCTTAATTCCTTTGAAAAGGATGCGGATTACATTGATATTTGCCGGTATAAGACCTATTCCATTGCCGCCGGGGC
The window above is part of the Treponema primitia ZAS-1 genome. Proteins encoded here:
- a CDS encoding ROK family transcriptional regulator, which encodes MKDKQVSTKFLPHSANLSIQRMNRRNIYQLFRRERGLTRQDVVNHLRLSLPTVVQNINKLQDEGYIHEEGSVGYTGGRRAKTYSMVNNARIAIGLDITRDYIIAVAVDLTGEVIYRNQVWYKFERSDRYYKYLGTVVNDLVKKNSLDEKRILGVGLGVPGLVTEDNQTVFYGEILKFTGATCQEFSKYIPYKSALLNDANAAGFGEFWIRENPGSAFYVSLSNNIGGIVIINDRILTGSHFHSGEIGHLTLYPNGKPCYCGQKGCVDPYLAATNLSSLSNGKLADFFQLLEEKNPNAVKIWDTYLNDLALTLNDIQSLFDGKVILGGYVAEYIDKFIPELKKRTTLLNSFEKDADYIDICRYKTYSIAAGAALHFISEFIDSI